The Gillisia sp. Hel_I_86 genome has a segment encoding these proteins:
- a CDS encoding CDGSH iron-sulfur domain-containing protein, producing MAKTTLKVNNNGSLKVSGDFEIVDKEGNVYDLAGRDVISLCRCGLSQNKPFCDGSHRNHFEHDAVAFALPPKK from the coding sequence ATGGCCAAAACAACACTAAAAGTAAACAATAACGGATCCCTTAAAGTATCTGGAGATTTTGAGATCGTGGATAAAGAAGGAAATGTATACGATCTGGCAGGAAGGGATGTGATTTCCCTTTGTAGGTGCGGATTATCCCAGAACAAGCCTTTTTGCGATGGTTCGCACAGAAACCATTTCGAGCATGACGCAGTAGCTTTTGCCTTGCCTCCAAAAAAATAA
- a CDS encoding tryptophan-rich sensory protein — MINTGKKILIKFKKRWQLLLWAEIFLYASGASVLLYFLIENYLGSILIFFLVFSILSFLKKPWQLSLEKVSGYIDHQLESAEYSSGLLLLSPEGLSGLAKLQQQKVARELEEKIKTVKTPNQLIQASSIAFGLIALGFVVSYFNFLPIDNNTLKPSEETEIVFKKMDSTSEQTQVPRIKKQLVRINYPAYTGIPSVTTSKMDIKVLEGSVLTWELSFDAAIKKPVIELMGELYPMNSKETAYTYSLKLNAAGFYNFRFEDTLGASYVSKLYAIEMIKDEEPVVEIQGIDQFTTFEFRDSKKLAFNTLITDDLGVGEAFIIATVSKGSGESVKFREQKMEFDGGFKRGSRKLYLSKSIDLDELKMEAGDELYFYVEASDLKQPEPNRSRSETYFAVIKDTTTHDFAVEGTLGADLMPDYFRSQRQLIIDTEKLIKQRRSLSKKEFNFKSNELGFDQKALRLKYGQFMGDETEGDAMIEHEETTEHNEEEDPLAAYTHDHDGDNEHNLVEEKEEESKTPLEEYLHNHDDLEEATLFSNSLKSMLRLAMTEMWDAELHLRMYKPENSLPFQNRALKLIQEIKNSARIYVHRIGFDPPPIKEEKRLTGKLEEVSSFRKSEEIGKSKSFPFIKKSIQRLEELISNKSKITTEDRQLFKQAGTELAVKAIAEPGNYLKTLQQLKWLAEDFKERRSILGEVQKGLLSALPKPTPDPAKKKGFESEINNLFLKELELNDR; from the coding sequence ATGATAAACACTGGAAAAAAAATATTGATCAAATTCAAAAAGCGATGGCAATTACTGCTTTGGGCGGAGATTTTTCTATATGCTTCTGGGGCTTCAGTATTACTTTACTTTTTAATTGAAAACTACCTAGGTAGCATTCTGATCTTTTTTCTTGTTTTTTCAATCCTATCATTTCTGAAGAAACCTTGGCAACTTAGCTTAGAAAAAGTAAGCGGATATATAGATCATCAACTGGAATCTGCCGAATATAGCTCGGGATTGCTTTTACTTTCTCCTGAAGGATTATCTGGCTTGGCGAAGCTTCAGCAACAAAAAGTAGCAAGAGAATTAGAAGAAAAGATAAAAACAGTAAAAACTCCCAATCAATTGATACAGGCAAGTAGTATTGCTTTTGGATTGATTGCGCTGGGATTCGTTGTATCCTATTTTAATTTTCTTCCCATTGATAACAACACTTTAAAACCTTCAGAAGAAACGGAAATCGTATTTAAAAAGATGGATTCTACTTCTGAACAAACTCAAGTCCCAAGGATCAAAAAACAGTTGGTACGCATCAATTATCCTGCTTATACTGGAATCCCTTCAGTAACCACTTCAAAAATGGATATTAAAGTTTTGGAAGGCTCTGTGCTTACCTGGGAACTATCATTTGATGCCGCTATCAAAAAACCGGTTATAGAATTAATGGGGGAGCTTTATCCGATGAACTCAAAGGAAACTGCATATACGTATTCCTTAAAACTGAATGCTGCTGGATTTTATAATTTTAGGTTTGAAGATACTTTAGGCGCATCGTATGTTTCTAAATTATATGCCATTGAAATGATTAAGGATGAAGAACCAGTGGTGGAAATCCAAGGGATAGATCAATTCACGACTTTTGAATTTCGGGACAGTAAAAAACTCGCATTCAATACCCTGATCACGGACGATTTAGGGGTTGGGGAGGCATTTATTATTGCCACGGTAAGTAAGGGAAGCGGGGAGTCGGTAAAGTTCAGGGAACAAAAAATGGAATTTGACGGAGGCTTTAAAAGAGGGAGCCGAAAACTGTATCTCTCAAAAAGCATAGACCTCGATGAACTAAAAATGGAAGCCGGGGATGAACTGTATTTTTATGTAGAGGCAAGCGATCTAAAACAGCCGGAACCCAATAGGAGCAGGAGCGAAACCTATTTTGCGGTGATCAAAGATACCACAACCCATGATTTTGCGGTGGAAGGCACTTTGGGAGCCGACTTGATGCCGGATTATTTTAGAAGTCAGCGGCAACTTATAATAGATACCGAAAAATTGATCAAACAACGCAGATCCTTATCTAAAAAGGAATTCAACTTTAAGAGCAACGAACTGGGATTCGATCAAAAAGCACTTAGATTGAAATATGGCCAGTTCATGGGAGATGAAACCGAAGGTGATGCAATGATTGAGCATGAAGAAACCACCGAACATAACGAAGAAGAGGATCCTTTGGCAGCATATACCCATGACCATGATGGCGATAACGAGCATAATCTTGTTGAAGAGAAGGAAGAAGAGTCCAAAACGCCTTTAGAGGAGTATTTGCATAATCACGATGATCTAGAGGAAGCTACACTTTTCAGTAATTCCTTAAAAAGTATGTTACGGCTGGCGATGACAGAGATGTGGGACGCAGAACTTCATTTGAGAATGTACAAACCGGAAAATTCCTTGCCTTTTCAGAATAGGGCTTTGAAACTGATCCAGGAAATTAAGAACAGTGCCCGGATTTACGTTCATAGGATAGGTTTTGATCCACCGCCCATCAAGGAAGAAAAACGACTTACAGGAAAATTGGAAGAGGTTTCAAGTTTTAGAAAAAGTGAGGAAATTGGAAAATCGAAAAGTTTTCCCTTTATAAAAAAAAGTATCCAAAGATTGGAAGAATTGATCTCCAATAAAAGTAAGATTACTACCGAAGATCGTCAACTCTTTAAACAAGCCGGAACCGAATTGGCGGTTAAAGCCATTGCAGAGCCGGGGAACTATCTAAAAACGCTTCAACAATTAAAATGGTTGGCTGAGGATTTCAAGGAAAGAAGATCAATTTTAGGAGAGGTTCAAAAAGGCCTTTTATCGGCATTGCCTAAGCCAACCCCCGATCCTGCAAAGAAAAAGGGGTTCGAAAGTGAGATCAATAATTTATTTTTAAAAGAACTGGAGCTGAATGATAGATAA
- a CDS encoding M14 family metallopeptidase: MKKIVFLFVSIYTLNIYSQKPVFKGQEPIEQVSTVSKPVQKQWKGIFPFEDGSVYFSNDFEGGRLNGIIKDSDGTYTALITSENTPINVSPWYAFKVWSKHKKQIYLTLTYSEGFKHRYYPKLSNDGLHWISIDSTDYVEFEKGDKNFGPGSLPLKVQMKLSVNPDTLWVSAQELQTSKHVKKWVEALSEKPFVSNQQIGLSKEGRPLMALTIGKEKTARMLIIISRQHPPEVTGYLSMKAFVETLSSDLKLAKKFRKKFTIYVVPLMNPDGVDNGYWRHNAGGIDLNRDWTFFNQPETLAVSEFIKETERKTNGKFYFGIDFHSTWDDIYYTIADNFKGNMPGLVPGWLENVKKEIPGYNPNIRPSDNMEPAIISRNYFYVAHGMEALVFEIGDNTDRDFLKKKGQTSAIELMKLMLSRL; the protein is encoded by the coding sequence ATGAAAAAAATAGTCTTTCTTTTTGTATCCATCTATACTCTAAATATATATTCCCAGAAGCCCGTTTTTAAAGGACAAGAACCCATAGAGCAAGTCTCAACGGTTTCAAAACCGGTACAAAAACAATGGAAAGGCATTTTTCCTTTTGAAGATGGTTCTGTTTATTTTTCGAATGATTTTGAAGGCGGTCGATTGAATGGCATAATAAAAGATAGCGACGGCACCTATACTGCACTCATAACTTCTGAAAATACGCCAATAAACGTTAGCCCTTGGTATGCATTTAAGGTGTGGTCCAAACACAAAAAGCAAATTTATCTGACCCTTACGTATAGCGAAGGCTTTAAACACAGATATTATCCCAAATTAAGTAACGACGGATTACACTGGATATCGATAGATTCTACAGATTATGTTGAATTTGAAAAAGGGGATAAAAATTTTGGTCCTGGGTCGCTTCCATTAAAAGTGCAGATGAAGTTAAGCGTTAATCCCGATACTTTATGGGTAAGTGCCCAAGAGCTCCAAACCTCAAAGCATGTCAAGAAATGGGTGGAAGCCCTATCTGAAAAACCATTTGTTTCAAATCAGCAAATAGGTTTAAGCAAGGAAGGAAGACCATTGATGGCTTTAACCATTGGTAAAGAAAAGACCGCAAGAATGCTAATTATTATTTCCAGGCAACATCCGCCGGAGGTAACAGGATATTTGTCAATGAAAGCGTTTGTGGAAACCCTAAGCTCGGATTTGAAACTCGCTAAAAAATTCAGAAAAAAATTCACGATTTATGTTGTCCCCTTGATGAATCCCGATGGTGTTGACAATGGATATTGGAGGCACAATGCGGGTGGTATAGATTTAAATAGGGATTGGACTTTTTTCAATCAGCCGGAAACATTGGCGGTAAGTGAATTTATAAAAGAAACGGAAAGGAAAACAAATGGAAAATTTTATTTTGGCATTGATTTCCATTCCACCTGGGACGATATATATTATACCATAGCGGATAATTTCAAAGGGAATATGCCGGGATTGGTACCAGGATGGTTGGAGAATGTAAAAAAAGAAATACCCGGTTATAATCCGAATATTCGACCAAGCGACAATATGGAACCTGCCATTATATCACGAAATTATTTTTATGTTGCCCATGGTATGGAGGCTTTGGTTTTTGAAATTGGAGACAATACTGATAGAGACTTTTTAAAAAAGAAAGGGCAAACAAGTGCCATTGAATTGATGAAACTGATGCTTTCCAGATTATAA
- a CDS encoding Eco57I restriction-modification methylase domain-containing protein — protein MALYQVSVLKKYLKSQEEKGISKAYKKYASYFLNPVIQENIRSSKEEQFQATFLNELFVNILGYTLNPHPNYNLTTEHKNEKNARKADGAILHNGTALAVIELKGTNTKDLESIRKQAFDYKANQKGCVYVITSNFEKLRFYINDATEFLEFNLFELTLEGFSLLYLCLYKENLVANIPLKIKEASIVVEKAITKSFYKDYSLFKRELFRDLVRQNTARIKNNRQVELDAAAPSSRGSLSTEEEADLNRLEKNIKLTLFKKSQKLIDRFLFIFFAEDRGLLPPNSTMKIVDDWHLLENMDAVMPLYDRFKLYFNYLDKGRKGTGQRAEIYAYNGGLFKPDAILDQLEIDDKLLAKHSVQLAKYDFESQVDVNILGHIFENSLNEIESVNAEIEGADFDKQKSKRKKDGVFYTPKYITKYIVENTVGKLCEEKKTELGFREEEYFKGRKNRNKTTIENLVSILDAYRDWLLQLSICDPACGSGAFLNQALDFLIKEHRYIDELKAKLLGGGLVFSDIENTILENNIYGVDINEESVEIAKLSLWLRTAQPRRKLNDLSSTIKCGNSLIDDKKVAGDKAFKWEEEFPEIFKNGGFDVVIGNPPYVQSHSMTQSTKDYIYKRYKTSEYQINLYTVFTEKFINILKQRGLYGIIIPNYWMSTKYDEKFRKLLFLENHCIQILNTFEVFENVIVDTVIIIGEKQNEEKFPKITNILSIADNLKTHHDRWIAIDNQAFIINKDQQFLNLNDSTLLSFQNTIDFPFKIKLKELVVFKKGMQPYEKGKGVPKQTREMMNEKVYHSEIKVNDSYKKLLKATNIQRFLIRDDSGFIEYGNNLAAKRDISIFQGPRILMNRILSDATIDAAYIEIDDIINNSDVFNILPKNPDVNIKSLLALISSKLCSHFFRSNNINLNRKAYPKLNVGTLEQFPIPDLFFLNEDFFSSLIDNVTNARLSLHLLRQKFLTFLSSKFRITKLSRKLQNWHELEFGEFIKELNKSIKASNKVREKEGLAAVPELTKKDEFEWMELFEENKKKAVALQQQITATDNEIDRLVYELYGLTEEEIKIVENA, from the coding sequence ATGGCGTTATATCAAGTTTCGGTGCTTAAGAAATACCTTAAATCCCAAGAAGAAAAGGGGATTTCCAAGGCTTATAAAAAATATGCTTCTTACTTTTTAAATCCTGTAATCCAGGAAAATATTAGGAGCTCTAAAGAAGAACAGTTTCAGGCCACGTTCCTTAACGAGCTGTTTGTAAACATACTGGGCTACACCTTGAACCCCCATCCAAATTACAATCTTACCACCGAGCATAAAAACGAAAAAAATGCGCGCAAGGCAGATGGCGCTATCCTCCACAATGGAACTGCCCTGGCCGTTATAGAGTTAAAAGGCACCAATACCAAAGATCTTGAAAGCATAAGGAAACAGGCTTTCGATTATAAGGCCAATCAAAAAGGCTGTGTGTATGTGATTACATCGAATTTTGAAAAGCTTCGGTTTTATATTAACGATGCTACCGAGTTCTTGGAATTCAACCTTTTTGAGCTCACTTTAGAAGGGTTTTCACTCTTATATCTCTGCTTATACAAAGAAAACCTGGTTGCCAATATTCCTTTAAAAATCAAGGAGGCTTCCATTGTTGTAGAAAAAGCGATCACCAAGAGCTTTTACAAAGACTACTCGCTGTTTAAAAGGGAGTTGTTTAGGGATTTGGTGCGCCAAAATACAGCGCGCATCAAGAATAATAGGCAAGTGGAACTGGATGCAGCAGCTCCATCCTCGCGGGGTTCCCTTTCTACAGAAGAAGAAGCCGACTTAAACCGACTGGAGAAAAATATAAAACTCACCTTGTTCAAGAAATCACAAAAGTTGATAGATCGGTTCCTTTTTATCTTTTTTGCTGAAGATCGCGGCTTGCTGCCTCCAAATTCCACCATGAAAATCGTGGACGATTGGCACTTGCTTGAGAACATGGATGCCGTAATGCCCCTTTACGATAGGTTTAAGCTCTATTTTAATTATTTGGACAAAGGAAGAAAAGGAACCGGGCAACGCGCAGAGATCTATGCGTATAATGGCGGCCTGTTTAAACCGGATGCTATTTTGGACCAGCTGGAGATAGACGATAAGCTTTTGGCAAAGCACAGCGTACAATTAGCCAAATACGATTTTGAAAGCCAGGTAGATGTAAATATCCTGGGGCATATTTTCGAGAATTCCCTAAATGAGATTGAAAGTGTAAATGCCGAAATTGAAGGAGCCGACTTTGATAAGCAAAAGAGCAAACGAAAGAAAGATGGTGTTTTTTACACGCCAAAATATATCACCAAATACATTGTAGAAAATACCGTTGGGAAACTGTGCGAAGAAAAGAAAACGGAGCTTGGTTTTCGCGAGGAAGAATATTTTAAAGGCCGAAAAAACCGTAATAAAACCACTATAGAAAATCTGGTGAGCATCCTGGATGCCTATCGCGATTGGTTGTTGCAGCTTAGCATTTGCGACCCCGCTTGTGGTTCTGGCGCGTTCCTAAACCAAGCCTTGGATTTTCTAATTAAGGAACATCGATATATAGACGAGCTAAAAGCCAAACTTTTGGGTGGCGGCCTGGTGTTTAGCGATATAGAAAACACCATTTTAGAGAACAACATCTATGGCGTGGATATTAACGAAGAAAGTGTGGAGATCGCCAAGCTAAGCCTTTGGCTACGCACCGCACAACCCCGTAGAAAACTCAACGATCTAAGCAGTACGATTAAATGCGGCAACTCATTGATAGACGACAAAAAAGTAGCCGGCGATAAAGCCTTTAAATGGGAAGAAGAATTCCCGGAGATCTTTAAAAATGGTGGTTTTGATGTGGTGATTGGGAATCCGCCTTATGTACAGAGCCATTCGATGACTCAATCTACAAAAGATTACATATATAAAAGATACAAAACAAGTGAATATCAAATCAACCTATATACAGTTTTCACTGAAAAATTTATAAATATTTTAAAGCAAAGAGGACTTTATGGAATAATAATTCCAAATTATTGGATGTCTACAAAATATGATGAGAAATTTAGAAAACTTTTATTTTTAGAAAATCACTGTATCCAAATACTAAATACTTTTGAAGTTTTTGAAAATGTCATTGTTGATACGGTCATAATAATTGGAGAAAAACAAAATGAAGAGAAATTTCCAAAAATTACTAATATACTTTCGATTGCTGATAATTTAAAAACTCACCATGATAGATGGATAGCAATAGACAATCAAGCTTTTATAATAAACAAAGATCAACAGTTTCTAAATCTGAATGACTCCACATTATTATCATTTCAAAATACAATTGACTTCCCTTTTAAAATTAAGTTGAAAGAATTAGTAGTTTTTAAAAAAGGTATGCAGCCCTATGAAAAAGGAAAAGGTGTTCCTAAACAGACAAGAGAAATGATGAATGAAAAGGTTTATCATTCTGAAATAAAAGTTAATGATAGCTATAAAAAACTTTTAAAGGCTACTAATATTCAGAGATTTCTTATAAGAGATGATAGCGGTTTTATTGAATATGGTAATAATCTTGCAGCTAAAAGAGACATTTCAATTTTTCAAGGACCGAGAATTCTTATGAATCGTATTCTATCTGATGCAACGATTGATGCTGCATATATTGAAATCGATGATATTATAAATAATTCGGATGTGTTTAACATTTTACCGAAGAACCCCGATGTTAATATCAAATCATTATTAGCTTTAATATCATCAAAACTTTGCTCTCATTTTTTTAGAAGTAATAATATTAATTTGAATCGCAAGGCTTATCCAAAATTGAATGTTGGAACATTGGAACAATTTCCAATACCTGATTTGTTTTTTTTAAATGAGGATTTTTTTAGTAGTTTGATAGATAATGTTACGAACGCAAGATTAAGCTTACATCTCTTAAGACAAAAATTTCTGACTTTTTTATCATCTAAATTTAGGATTACTAAACTTTCTCGCAAACTCCAAAACTGGCATGAACTGGAATTTGGAGAATTTATAAAAGAGTTAAATAAATCGATTAAGGCAAGTAATAAAGTCCGTGAAAAAGAAGGACTCGCCGCGGTTCCCGAGCTCACCAAAAAAGACGAGTTCGAGTGGATGGAACTGTTTGAGGAAAACAAGAAAAAAGCAGTTGCCCTCCAACAACAAATAACCGCCACCGATAACGAAATCGACCGATTAGTTTACGAATTATATGGTTTAACTGAAGAAGAAATTAAAATTGTTGAAAATGCCTAG
- a CDS encoding adenylate/guanylate cyclase domain-containing protein has translation MGRLRCTLVFIAFLFCSWQSFAQNPRIADSLKSIYFSKNGEKANLEVLWEIANNEADPDSAIKYSKLLITKSKAAGNDEKLYNGYRQLGNGFRLKGDFKQALKAYFKSLDYAHSLKDRMGISYANIEIGNVYSLSGNTANADLYYNKGIEELRNGEDSTSLGTALFNAGDEYLRIGNLEKAKEFTNEAERIFEKVDFPMGRAYSLGNLGRINAKLGNDELAEENLNSAIVLLQDLNAHNAIAEFLLSLADVYSENGDAEIAFQYANRSLELSKKYGFKNYITDAYLKLSELYEQIGYTAKSFQYYKDYITYRDSVRNLESVSEMANLRTNFEISQKQTEVDLLNQQKKNQQNIVIGVLVALFLLMLLAFGLYRRNNFIRRTNLIIEREKNRSEHLLRNILPEGTALELMETGKVQAKKFEAASILFTDFEDFTQYSESLSPEALVESVDFYFSQFDKIIEKHGLEKIKTIGDSYMCAAGVPFPMKDHAISIMYAALEILEFVEETKKDNPAMGAHFEIRIGINSGPLIAGVVGSKKFAYDIWGDSVNTASRMESCSERGKINISEDTFQLVKGSFSCKERGKIEVKNKGMVPMYFVENIKDLKVKNPNGAPTKWS, from the coding sequence ATGGGAAGATTAAGATGCACGTTGGTTTTTATAGCCTTTTTATTTTGTTCTTGGCAAAGCTTCGCCCAAAACCCAAGGATTGCCGACAGTTTAAAAAGCATTTATTTCTCCAAAAACGGGGAAAAAGCGAATTTGGAAGTACTATGGGAAATTGCAAATAACGAAGCAGACCCAGACAGTGCCATTAAATACTCCAAACTGCTCATAACAAAGAGCAAGGCTGCTGGAAACGATGAGAAGCTCTATAATGGATATCGCCAACTTGGCAATGGGTTTCGTCTAAAAGGTGATTTTAAGCAAGCCTTAAAAGCTTATTTTAAGAGCTTGGATTATGCCCATAGCCTCAAGGATAGAATGGGAATTTCTTACGCCAATATTGAAATTGGCAACGTATATTCCTTAAGCGGAAATACTGCCAATGCAGATCTCTATTATAATAAAGGAATAGAAGAGTTGCGAAATGGGGAAGATTCTACCTCGTTGGGAACTGCGCTCTTTAATGCCGGAGACGAATACCTGCGGATAGGAAATCTAGAGAAAGCGAAGGAGTTTACCAACGAAGCCGAGCGTATTTTTGAGAAAGTAGATTTTCCAATGGGGCGTGCCTATAGTTTGGGAAATCTAGGGAGAATCAATGCGAAATTGGGAAACGACGAATTAGCAGAAGAAAATTTAAATTCAGCAATTGTATTGCTTCAAGATTTGAATGCCCATAATGCGATTGCAGAATTCCTTCTTTCCCTTGCCGATGTTTATTCTGAAAATGGCGATGCAGAAATTGCCTTTCAGTACGCAAACAGAAGTTTAGAGCTTTCCAAGAAATACGGGTTCAAGAACTATATAACCGATGCCTACCTAAAGCTTTCAGAATTGTATGAACAAATAGGATATACTGCAAAATCCTTTCAATATTATAAAGATTATATCACCTATCGCGATAGTGTTAGGAATTTAGAATCTGTAAGTGAAATGGCCAATTTGCGCACCAATTTTGAAATCTCGCAAAAGCAAACGGAAGTAGATCTTCTAAATCAACAGAAAAAAAACCAACAAAATATAGTAATAGGGGTGCTCGTGGCGCTATTCTTATTAATGCTCTTGGCTTTTGGATTGTATAGGCGCAACAATTTTATAAGACGTACCAACTTGATCATAGAACGGGAAAAGAACCGGTCTGAACACTTGTTGCGAAATATACTTCCGGAGGGAACCGCCTTGGAGCTCATGGAAACAGGGAAGGTACAGGCCAAAAAATTTGAAGCGGCAAGTATTTTATTCACAGATTTCGAAGATTTCACACAATATTCTGAAAGCCTATCTCCAGAAGCGCTGGTGGAGAGCGTAGATTTCTATTTTTCGCAGTTCGATAAAATCATAGAAAAGCATGGTTTGGAAAAAATAAAAACCATTGGAGATTCCTATATGTGCGCAGCGGGAGTGCCGTTTCCCATGAAAGATCACGCCATCTCCATAATGTATGCCGCGCTGGAAATTTTGGAGTTTGTAGAAGAAACAAAAAAGGACAATCCAGCCATGGGTGCTCATTTTGAAATAAGGATAGGGATTAACAGTGGGCCTTTGATCGCCGGGGTGGTGGGAAGCAAAAAATTCGCTTATGATATCTGGGGGGATTCGGTAAATACGGCTTCCCGTATGGAATCTTGCTCGGAGAGGGGGAAAATCAACATTTCTGAAGACACTTTTCAATTGGTGAAAGGCAGTTTTTCTTGTAAAGAAAGAGGGAAGATAGAAGTGAAGAACAAGGGGATGGTGCCCATGTATTTTGTAGAGAACATCAAAGATCTTAAAGTTAAAAACCCGAATGGGGCTCCCACTAAATGGAGCTAA
- a CDS encoding alanine/glycine:cation symporter family protein, producing the protein MNNLLQRIEDAIVAFSNWIWDIPLLILLIGGGVYFLMYSRLSPFKHFWYAIEILKGKYDNKNNPGQISAFQALSTALSSTIGMGNIAGVAIAISMGGPGALFWMWISAIIGMTTKYFTCSLAVMYRGKDDSGELQGGPMYVITEGLGKKWKPLAIFFSMAGLIGSLPIFTANQLTQALNDILLPALGYQESITSSLILGIIISVFVSMVILGGIKRIAGFASKLVPAMVILYFLSVSYILIVNYTSIIPSFYLIFQDAFTGNAVLGGSIGSIIIIGVRRAAFSNEAGIGTAPMAHGASRNQEPVREGLIAMLGPFIDTIVVCTLTALAILVTNSWLQPNIEGVTITLNAFIQAMPRYGSFLLVFIVSIFAFTSLFTYSYYGSKCISFLLGTKFKKSYNYVYISSITIGAVSSMTGIVALIDISFALMAIPTMVSGIILSPKVMYATKLYFNKLENK; encoded by the coding sequence ATGAATAACCTATTGCAACGCATTGAAGACGCAATTGTAGCGTTTAGTAATTGGATTTGGGACATTCCCTTATTGATTTTACTGATTGGTGGTGGGGTTTATTTTTTAATGTATTCCAGGTTATCGCCATTTAAACATTTTTGGTATGCCATAGAAATCCTTAAAGGTAAATATGACAATAAAAACAATCCCGGACAAATAAGTGCTTTCCAGGCCTTATCCACCGCACTGTCCTCAACTATAGGAATGGGCAATATTGCAGGTGTTGCCATTGCAATTTCCATGGGTGGCCCAGGCGCCTTATTTTGGATGTGGATAAGTGCCATCATTGGAATGACAACCAAATATTTTACGTGTTCCTTGGCCGTAATGTACCGTGGGAAAGACGATTCGGGCGAACTGCAAGGCGGTCCCATGTATGTCATTACAGAAGGCTTGGGCAAAAAATGGAAACCCTTGGCGATATTTTTTTCAATGGCAGGGCTTATAGGGTCGCTGCCCATTTTTACCGCCAACCAATTAACACAAGCATTAAATGATATATTACTTCCGGCTTTAGGTTATCAAGAGTCAATCACCTCGTCACTTATTTTAGGCATTATTATCAGTGTTTTTGTGTCCATGGTAATTCTGGGAGGCATAAAAAGAATAGCAGGTTTTGCCTCAAAGCTTGTACCTGCCATGGTCATACTATATTTCCTGTCGGTCAGCTATATATTAATTGTTAATTATACGTCCATTATCCCCTCGTTTTATCTTATTTTTCAAGATGCTTTTACAGGCAATGCCGTTTTAGGGGGCAGTATTGGCAGCATCATTATCATTGGCGTAAGACGGGCGGCGTTTTCAAACGAAGCCGGAATAGGTACGGCACCAATGGCTCACGGTGCATCCAGAAACCAAGAGCCTGTGAGAGAAGGACTTATTGCCATGTTAGGACCTTTCATCGATACCATTGTTGTTTGCACCTTAACGGCTTTGGCCATTCTTGTGACCAATAGCTGGTTGCAACCAAATATAGAAGGCGTAACCATAACGTTGAATGCGTTTATCCAGGCCATGCCAAGATATGGATCATTTCTGCTGGTATTTATCGTTTCTATTTTTGCCTTTACTTCTTTATTTACGTACTCCTATTATGGTTCAAAATGCATCTCATTTTTATTAGGGACAAAATTCAAGAAGAGTTATAATTATGTCTATATTTCCAGTATTACCATTGGTGCGGTGTCTTCCATGACAGGAATTGTGGCTTTAATTGATATAAGCTTTGCGCTTATGGCAATCCCTACAATGGTATCCGGAATTATACTGTCTCCAAAAGTAATGTATGCCACCAAATTATATTTTAACAAACTTGAAAACAAATAA
- a CDS encoding HD domain-containing protein, with translation MDKFLPIYTKVISNLEQNLPSWLHYHCPEHTKYVVDKVIYIAGKENVGGNDLFLLKVAALYHDIGFIIDREKHEELSCKIATKELKEFGLKPKEIEQICEMMKATEIPQKPTSHLAAILADADLEYIGTDDFLEWSEKLYQELLYYQPDLSEDKWNEIQYNFMSKHDYHTTYCKQNREPKKLKNLKLIKDKLKKKK, from the coding sequence ATGGACAAATTCCTACCTATTTATACAAAAGTGATTTCCAATTTGGAGCAGAATTTACCTTCTTGGTTGCATTATCACTGCCCAGAACATACTAAATACGTGGTAGACAAGGTGATCTACATCGCCGGAAAGGAAAATGTGGGGGGAAATGACCTGTTCCTATTGAAAGTTGCTGCGCTCTATCATGATATCGGATTTATTATAGATAGGGAAAAACATGAAGAATTAAGTTGTAAGATAGCCACCAAAGAGTTGAAGGAATTCGGGCTGAAACCGAAAGAAATAGAACAGATCTGCGAAATGATGAAAGCTACCGAGATACCCCAAAAACCCACCTCCCACTTGGCAGCCATACTCGCAGATGCCGATTTGGAATATATTGGTACCGATGATTTTTTGGAGTGGAGCGAAAAATTATATCAAGAACTTTTATACTATCAGCCAGACCTAAGCGAGGATAAATGGAATGAAATCCAGTATAATTTCATGTCCAAGCATGATTACCATACCACCTACTGCAAGCAAAACCGTGAGCCAAAAAAGCTAAAGAATTTGAAGTTGATAAAAGATAAATTGAAGAAAAAAAAGTAA